TGATACAGGGATAGATAACCAACATGGACATAAGAACCTGCCTTTGGTGAAGGTGCAGGGTAGACCCAGAGCCAATACTGTCTAACCTTCACATTTCGTGACATGAGCATGTTAATCCCTTCTGGCATGGACAGGCGGAAAGCTTTAGGCAAGAAagcagctgggaggagttgctaGTGTTAGGGGAGGTGAGCAAATAAAGAATGAAAACAGCCACGTGAAACTTTTGTGGAGTCAAGATGCTCTGTGAATCTCTGAAACGTTCAACAGGATCTGCTGGGGTCTAGGAAATATCTCAAAGCAGTAAAATCTCATTGACATGTCTTCTCGTGGGCAGTTTTACTGATAGGAACAGGCCTAAGTGAGGAAAGCCATCCTCCTAATGTAAACCCAACCTAGCTAGAACAATTTGTCTGGAGACTGTGCACTCTAGGCTCAAAAGGCTAAATACAGTCGGATCTGATACTATTATCTCAGCGGTCGTCATGGTGGATTCTGCTTGTCACTTATTTTAGCTAATAGGATCCTTGCTTTAAGCTACTTATAAATTAAACTACCTATATTAGATGCCTTACACCTATTTACACAAATAGTGCCCAGAGTGAGAGAGAACCTATTCAGAATTTGAGAATTGTGGACATACAGTATCATCTCTGAATACTCTAACAAGGAAAAAGGAGGACAATAAGTTTGAAAGGTATTTTACTGGAATTACTTCAGGGTTTCTCCCCGGCATTAGCTTTAGCGGTGTTGACTTTCATGTGCTGCCATAGTTTATGTAATAGGTGAACACTGAAATTGTACGTTAGTTTTTTTACAGTGGTTAAGTACTATATGTGCAATGTCAAATGAATTATTAACAACTATTGTTATTAATTCTATAAttctggtagcacctagaggcctcaaccagGGCATGGGGCCTCAATGTGGTAGTGCTGTGTATGATTACATAGTTCATgactgcccctgctccaaagagcctaGAGTCAGACAAGATGTATCAAACCGGtgcagctgggagggagtgggaaggaagAATGGAGGAACCATAACAGGATATTATAGCATCAGGAGCAATGATCCCaataaatgaaatggaaaaaaggcAAGCACATTAAAATGGTAGCTTGAAAAGAATGCAGCTATTATAGGAATTTAGCAGGGTTCAAAGAGGGACAGCATGGTTACTTAGCTAACAAAGAACAGACAGAGTTAGGATAGTTAATGCAAAGTGCATTGAAAAGGAGATAGAACCAGATGCCTCAGGCTTTAAACCAAACTTGATTTGGGATTAGGATAAAACTGGCATGTGAGGCAGATTACCCCATCTCTCTGCCACAAGGCTTTTTGCACTTTTgtgtgaagcatctggtgctagccactgttggagacaggatactggactaggtggatctcagatctgatccagtctggtatTGTCTATGTTCTTGTTTAGTCATGTTCTATGttctgtactgtactgtatgtaTAGATATGTGTAGTGCCGGCACTGGGATTAATAGGGGCAAATAAAAACTGATTATACCTAGTGTATTCATTTTAGTCTCTTTTATCATAGATACATAAAAGTTTGATGGAAAGACCTGTTAGATCCTCCATCCATCTCCTTGCCCACTGgaagaatggtcctttctggacaTTTTCAAGTGTTTTGTCCAATCTGGTTTCAAATGTGTCAACCAATGGACCTTCCATCACTTCCCATAAGACACCATTCTACAGCTCAACACATCTCGCTCCTGGGAAATGGTCATGTCTCCCACTAGTGGGAATCCCCAGAGGTGATAATTACCATCCACCTACTGACAGCTCAGAATTGTTGTTACTATTataatttgtattgtgatagtatCTTGGGGCCCCaacggagatcagggccccattgtacgaGATGCTGTTTGAACACTGTAGTCATGAGGCACTTTTACAGCAGGAGCTGAACAAACCGGAGTTAGATTTGCTTGCGCTAGCTCGCTCAAAAAAAGCAACATAGCAGTATAGCCCCCCAGTTATGGAACCCTCCATATGtaggggtggctggccccatgctgcccctccaCTGATATTTCTAGTGAGCTAGCTTGATCACGTCTAACTTGGGTATGCCTACACGTGCTGCCGTCACACCTTCCGACTGTCTGTCCAtagtgagagagagtccctgccccaagaagcttgcACTTTAAATACTTCTCTCATTCAAGGGGTGAGGATTTGTGCCTTTTGTGCTGCTGATCACGCATGTGACCCTTGCTGACAACAGTGGTGTCTGTTCGTATGGAGCCATGCTAGATTATATTGATCTGCTTCTCCACCGAGTCAGTTTTTATGGCTAACATAGGTCTAGGTAAAAGTTAATGCAACAtttcccattgtgtggtgctCAGACCCCTGCTGGGCTCACAGGGGTAGGGAGAGGAGGTGAGGTGCACGAGATGTGTGAGAGCTCAGTCCTGTATGGTGCTGAgcatttgggcctgatcctgagacttatgcacatgaataacttcgtgacttcaatgggacagcTCTTGTGCTTAAAGTGCTTCACTGGATCATGGCTgactgctcagcatcttgcaggatcgaGTCCTTAACTGAGCTGGGGAAGTCTTTAGCAAGACCCAGTGGAAGGGGGCTACAACTGGTgggctttttgtttgttcgtttatTTCTGAAGGGGGCTCAGCTTTGGGAAGTGCTGAGTTTGCATGTCCCTGTGTTTCTTGCATACTAGAAACAAGCCCTGTTTCACACCACACCAGTTCAAAGAGGAGAAGTGAACAGCACATGTAAGCCCTTGCTGTTCACTTTTATAAAATAACTGCAGAGGTTGGGAAAAGAAAGATCAGTGTTATTATTTCCCATTATTATAGAAACAAAAATCAAgccatgttttatttatttttcctgtaaaACAATAAGTTCCCCCTCTACCCCCCGTTagtaaaataaacacatttttaagtaGTAAAGTACCATGACAAAGTGTGTTTGGGCTGGCGGGGGAGCAGGGGAATGATTTGAGAACTGCAGCTGGGTTGTGTCTCACAGTAAAACAGCACAGATTCCAAGCAGGAAGATTAGATGACTGAGAATAGCTGCAAGGAAATCACAGAGAGTAAGGTAAGTTCTCAGGTGAAATCTTCAAATGTCTTAAATTAAATTCTGTTTAGGTTCTGATCCTGTGCCCATCGCGTTGGCATCTGAGCTCCCTAAAGTGACTCGGTCCGCGTGTTAGGCTTTTGAAATGTGTTTTACAAATCCGAACAggaatagaaatgttttcatggcATTTTTTCTAAGCATGAAAATAAGAGTGAAACTGACACTAGAAGAGAGTGCAATTGACAGGTCTAGTTTCACTGTCCAAGGTACCCCAAGTgccaaaaaaggaaacaaaccacATAAACGTTGCAAAATAAAAATCGATATTGAAAATTCTTTCTTCTGTAGGAACTCCATTTGCTCTGAGTAGAtttacaagtttttaaaaaagcatatggGATTGATATGGACAGTTGCTTTCTGGGATGGGCATTTTTGGTGTCTTATTTTGCTCTTTACCTGAGAAGTTGTAGTAACCGGATAAACCTCCATCTGTATAATATTAGAAAAGAGAACAattggatggcattgtttaaagGAAGGCAAAATCCAGCAGTGTGATGGGGGAACAGAACAGATAACATGCAGGTATATATGTCACATTTTGATAAGCATTTTCTCTCATGGCTTTAACATCTCTGTGAACTTCACGCTGAACAGGACTAATCCTCCTCCCATCTCCAGTGCCtaattctcctcttgcttacatTGATGTAAGTGTGCATATAGGAACAagagcactgaagtcagtgaagttacaccagggtaagtgagaggagaattctcatttacactaaaggcTTCTTTATACTGCTCAGGTAGCATAAAGGGGCTGTAAAGTTGGTGTTGATTTAATTGTCACCCTGGTGTAAAGGGtccctagtgtaaatgagaattaggcccataGTGTTCAAAGAATCCACACGAAAAGACTTGCACGTGAGGGCTGGATCCTACAGTCCTAAGAGTGCTAACTTCTGGGCCCTCCTCTAGGGAGAAGTAGGCATAGGTGGACATGATGGGTTTGAGCtacatttctctgtgtgtgtgtgtgtgtgtgtgtgtgtgtgtgtgtgtgttggggaggggggatatCACTGGATGGAGCGGCAAGTGGATCCACAGTTGTGCAGATCCACCAGCCAAAGAGCCTTATCCATAGAAACACCTGCAGCACAGATTCACTGGCATACAGAAGACTTAGGggagattctccccccccccccccccacagtggaacatccctgcctgcagccccttaACCCAGGCTACATGGGTATTCCAGGATTATAGTCACTGAACTTAACGGTCGCTTTATCTATGGAGGGACTTTGGAACTGGTCTTTCTATAGCAGTTGTAGCAAAATTCAACCCTTCCAAGTAACCACCAAAGTCTAAAGATCGTTATTTAATTGCTGCTAATCTTCTCCATTCTCTGACTAGGGATAAATGTATATGGAAGCAGTACCTCTCCCTCTTACTGTCATCCCTGCTCGGAGAATGACTGACTGTTCCCATATGTGACACTTCGTAAGAGAGAGAAATTCTTTTCCAAATAGAAAACATTCACACTTACTGTGTACTGCAAATTCCGCTGCTAGAATGCCTCCGGTTTGTTCGGTGCGTCGTTTTCGTTTTTCACATGGCTCAAAAGAACAGACAgagtcatttatttaaaaaaagaaaccctgAAGTTTTCCTTTGTTAGAAAATGAAATCTCGGTCAGTCCctgtattttgcattttaaaatgaaacctgaTAGACTCCAATTACTAGCTCCTTGCATCACTCCTGGGAGGGGTAGAGCAGGACCAGCTCTCACGCTTCAAAGACTATCCCTGTTACATATTTTCTGAGAATCCCAGAGTGGATTCAAACGGGCCATAGGCAGCAGTCCTTAAAAAATGACCTTCAAATTAATTTGCTGCTACTTTAAGGTGCTGAAATGACAGCTGCCATCAAAACCCATGTCTTGTATCGAACCACAGACTTGGCCAACCTGCCCTCTCTACAATAGGTTGGAGAAACCCCCTCTAGAGGGGAAAGCAGGGTTGATCCCCATGTGTTCAATACTTGGCCGCTCTACAAGGTGGTCACTGAGGTTACTGCTATGGTTATTGCCAGCTGAGATTCCTGTCCACTGGGGAGTGGCCTGAGACCACCAAATTCATTCCTCATAGACTGCCAGATACGTAGCATAATGCCTTCTGTCACTATTGGTCTTGGAACCAGTGCACTACAGCCTGAGTGATCTTGCCTGTTCCTTGGCCCTTCCAGATTACATAACTTGTTTATTTTTACACAAGCTGCACATGGTAACTTTGGTTTCCAGAAAAATACATTGCTTGTAACCCCAGAGCCACCACCTTGGTTCAAGCTTatctgcagcaggcaggctgcggGCCTTCCTGGTCAGAATGGGCTCCTCTAGCTGTTAGACTCCTGGAGCTCTTTGTGCATGCCAATGAGACAATCCCCATCCTATACCCTCAGGCTGGCTGCGGAAGATTTGTGGCAGCTGAATCGTGATAATGGGAATACTTGGAAGTACTGCAACCACCAGCTTGGCTCTCTGTCAGGTTCCATTCCAGGCCCAGGGATTCAGGGGGctttgtttgctttattttcataaatgattttgTTCATTCCTGGCTCCATGTGATGATAACTGGGACACCCAGGAGGACTGGTAGGAGACTGTTTCCTGGCCTTAGTTGCATGTCATGGGTCAGGGGGACAAAAGTTTCATAGAGCGGGCTGGGAAAAACAgtgaacattttttgaaaaacacttgtgatttttgttttcttttaccgTTTCTTTCAAAACTGTGATAATTtttttcactcagctctattGCTGGtggaaaatactgaaaaaaattctATACAAATCTTTCACTGaactttttccatttaaaaaacaaaacaaaactgaatttgCCCCAAACCATTTTATCAAACTTGAAATGCAGACATCAGCCTACTCAACGTAGGGACAGTATGTGCTGACTCCTCTTACAAGTGCCTTGCTTTGGCTCCCTCTAGTGGACAGAACATAACTACACAATGAAGAAACTTCTCTTGAGAGCAAAGAAACAGACCAGACCCCCAGACTCCAAACACTTGACTGGGGGCTGATGaccctggatctgaattttgtagcttgggcccatctctaatccTTAGCGGAGGGACTTACCACAGGGCAGGAAAACTTTTCACTGTCACAGACATGTGTCTCACAGTGCAGCCAGACTTTGGACAGTTTGGGGATGTTTTGGAACCGGAAAGCATTGAACTGGAAGGTGGCCCGGCTGTTTTTCCCATTTTCGTGCACTAAGATAGAGTTGTCCGTTGCGCACCTAAATTGCACATTGAAAAGTGTCATGAGAACAGACACAGCTGCAAGGTCTAACGCCCCTAGATTTCTGATGCTCTGCTTTCTTTAGCCTCCTCCGAAAAGCAGCATCGGGATACTCCCTTTGCCTGAGACTGGAGTGAGACAGGCATTCGTAATGCTCTTCTCGAGCCCATCTTGATAGTCATTTTGCTTTCAGCTGCACTAGTATGACATGTAGGGGAATACATGGGTTGCTTGGGTGTCAGTGAAAGCAGAATGTGATACAGCTTCTTCATGCAACCCTCTTACTTTTGGTATCCTTGGATGATTTTACAAACATTGGAGGCCCAACAAAGTCCTCTCGGTAACAAGCTATTACCTATTAATCTGTCCTGGACTACGTGCCTCAGTACCATAACTCCTAGGCTGCTACGCAAACCGCAAGACCAATCCCTCTTGTGCACACTTTGTATGACTGTAGACATCACGCTTTGCCAACCAGTACAAACATGACCTAAAAACACCCAACTTGATATTCACGTAACTCACCCATGTAACGCATCGTTTGGCCTCACTCATATAATTACCTACCCTTTTGTGATCAGTGGCCACTGGATTTGGTAGAAATACTCAGATGAAGGTGTTGCCCAGCAGTTGTTCAGAACTACTTTAAACCTGTGAGGAAACCAACCAATACACTGACATCAGCAACAAACTATCTGTCAGCGACAGTTCCCAGTTGTAAATGAATCAATACCTTTCATACCTCTTACTTAACCCCTTGGCTTCTACTCCAGCAAATACATCGGAACCAATTTCTGAGGTTTCAACGACAAAGGGGGCTTCTTTTTTGCTTGAAAACTTGGCATTCTTTGAGAGAAAGAGGCAGCGTGCATTAATAACACCACCAGAGCAAAGACGTGATTACGTAATAAAGCCAAGCACAGAAAAATGGAATTCAGAAGTCTGGATTCCCTTGATCGGGGTACTCTGATATGGGGTCAGACACGATTAGCTTTACGTATCACTATATCCATCCATCTTTGCTAACAGCATTTCCCCCATAATGTCAGAGCACAACAGTCACTGACATGATTAAGGCTTAAATTGTGAAATCGAGTTGCAGGAAGGCTCAAGAAACCATCTTCCTTTTCTCAGGAAAGGGGCTAGCCAGCTACCTTATGTTTATGTCCAGCAAGAAAGAAGAGGCTTCTGCAAAAGACAGTCTGAGttgcaaaatgtgttttgctgAACTGACAAGGATTGCGTGCTGATGTCCAGACAAAGCATGTCTCCATGGGACCCTGAGCCTTGCAGCTTCTCATTGCACTGTAGTAAAACAAAGCTAGTAAGAGACTGAAACTGTGTAAACGAAAGTGTGGTGTACAGTTCAAAGCTTTATCTATCTGGTTAGATAGAAAGATACACAGCCCCAGAGCTCCACAGAACCATCTTTCATCTGTTTCTTCCCTTGCATTGTTTCCTAACTTTCTCATTCTCTAGCACTGTTTTTCTCACATTCCTCTGGACAACAAAAGCCTAGAGACATTACAGCAGTCTCTTGTAGCCATAGCTTTGAAATATCCAATAGGCTGCCTGTATTGAACTTAAACCTAAAGACTGTACCTAGGCTAACAATCATGGGATGTCTGTGACATTAAGAACTTTACACTGGTTTATAATTGCTTAGCCTTGTTGCAGAAGGAAGAATGGATGACGGGGAATGCAGAAACTGGATGTACCAATCCTCACAGGGTCTATAAGATTCACTACCTGCAGAGATGGCCAAGAGAAGGAGGCAAGGGACGAAGGATAAGAGCACCATACTTATGGCTGCGATGGAATTAATCCTGCCTGACTCTGTGGCTGAGGAAACGCATCATGGTACAAAGTTTCTGCTGCTACCTAGTCCCTTGAAAGTGCTAATAGCATCCTGGTGGAGGCAGACACGTACTTTGCCTCCGTTGAAAGGATGGGGGAACTCCTACTCCAGTGTGAGCGGCCCAGGAGCGTCCGGAAGAATTCTGAGTCAGGCAAAATCCCTCCTGCAGTGAACTGCTGAAGTGCGCACCCCTGCCCCTCGTGTCAAGTACACTCGCTCCACCACATCTGCTGCATTGGCCTCATCCCAGTAGCAACCTATTGACGTGGTTTTTTGGTAAAACAGCAGGTGCTTTCTGTTGGAGGGCCCTGGCACATTCCTCTGGGTTTAAGACTTGGAAGGGGAAATGTAaggctccctgctgccctctgTTGGGAGAAAGCAGAATTTTCTACATTCTTTTTTACAACACAAGGTAATGTTAACCATCCTGAAAACACTGGGAAGGTATTTGTTATCTTTGGCCTGAGGTgattaacatatttgaaggcatGAGGCAGCCACAAGCCTAACTCAACATGTTTTTTTAAGATGCCAGCATAGATACTATGACACTCTCTGTCAAGAAACAGAAGGAACCTCTAAGTCATGCTGAAGCCACAAGTGGTTTGAGTGTCATTAATCCTCACCCTGCAATGAGCTACACTTTTGAAGCTGGTTTTCCTGACCTGTACCACTTGACATTGATTTTTCTATTAGTTTCTTCCCCCAGTTTGTTTATTTCATTATGACACCAAACTGTGCAGGTGAAAATGTTTATGTGGGCTTGTGGTTACTGAG
The sequence above is drawn from the Natator depressus isolate rNatDep1 chromosome 7, rNatDep2.hap1, whole genome shotgun sequence genome and encodes:
- the TECTB gene encoding beta-tectorin, producing the protein MVIVAIYLLDILVQAFAAPCNPNKADIILVYCYPKTIITKIPECPYGWEVNQLALGGVCYNGVHDSGYYQFTIPDLSPQNKSYCGTQSEFKNPIYHFYNSIISNDSSVIVKSQPVNYSFTCTYHANYLVNQAAFDQRVATVHVKNGSSGSFESQLSLNFYSNAKFSSKKEAPFVVETSEIGSDVFAGVEAKGLSKRFKVVLNNCWATPSSEYFYQIQWPLITKGCATDNSILVHENGKNSRATFQFNAFRFQNIPKLSKVWLHCETHVCDSEKFSCPVPCEKRKRRTEQTGGILAAEFAVHNGGLSGYYNFSAILSHLIFLLGICAVLL